One stretch of Hymenobacter chitinivorans DSM 11115 DNA includes these proteins:
- a CDS encoding anthranilate synthase component II translates to MKILVLDNYDSFTYNLVQLLRELGYGDSTDVVRNDKINLDDIEQYDAIMLSPGPGVPSEAGLMPEVIRRYAPTKRMLGVCLGHQGIAESFGGQLYNLPAVLHGIATDADIVAGEDRLFHGLPERFKVGRYHSWVVTPEGFPEELEITARDTNGQILAFRHRKYDVRGVQFHPESILTEHGHQMLKNWLEG, encoded by the coding sequence ATGAAAATCCTGGTTCTCGATAACTACGACTCCTTTACCTACAACCTCGTGCAGCTGCTGCGCGAGCTGGGCTACGGGGACAGCACCGACGTGGTGCGCAACGACAAAATCAACCTCGACGACATTGAGCAGTACGACGCCATCATGTTGTCGCCGGGGCCGGGCGTGCCGTCGGAGGCGGGGCTGATGCCGGAGGTAATCCGGCGCTACGCGCCTACCAAGCGGATGCTAGGCGTGTGTTTGGGCCACCAGGGCATTGCCGAGTCGTTTGGCGGGCAGCTCTACAACCTGCCGGCCGTGCTCCACGGCATTGCCACCGACGCCGACATCGTGGCCGGCGAAGACCGGCTCTTCCACGGGCTGCCCGAGCGGTTCAAAGTGGGCCGCTACCACTCCTGGGTTGTAACGCCGGAAGGATTTCCCGAAGAGCTGGAAATAACGGCCCGCGACACCAACGGCCAGATTCTGGCCTTCCGCCACCGGAAATATGACGTGCGCGGCGTGCAGTTCCACCCCGAGTCCATCCTGACTGAGCACGGCCACCAGATGCTCAAAAACTGGCTCGAAGGGTAG
- a CDS encoding phosphoribosylanthranilate isomerase, translating into MTSSTPIEASDTAPALRIKVCGMREVANVAAVAALQPDFLGFIFYPKSGRFVADSLDAGQLKSLPESCRKVGVFVDETSAVIQQQVTRYGLDLVQLHGHETPRQCAELQAAGVPVIKAFSFDANVDFETLRPYAPYCTYFLFDTKGEQPGGNGTTFDWQLLQDYPLDVPYFLAGGLDEQHAEALAQLKLPGLYAVDLNSRFELKPGLKDDLKLARMFQRLRP; encoded by the coding sequence ATGACCAGTTCCACACCTATTGAAGCCTCCGACACTGCCCCGGCGCTGCGCATCAAAGTGTGCGGCATGCGGGAGGTGGCTAATGTGGCAGCCGTGGCGGCCCTGCAGCCCGACTTTCTGGGCTTCATCTTCTACCCGAAGTCTGGGCGCTTCGTGGCCGACTCGCTGGATGCCGGGCAGCTGAAAAGCTTGCCCGAAAGCTGCCGCAAAGTAGGGGTGTTCGTGGATGAAACCTCGGCGGTAATCCAGCAGCAGGTAACCCGCTACGGCCTGGATTTGGTGCAGCTGCACGGCCACGAAACGCCCCGGCAATGCGCGGAGCTGCAAGCCGCGGGCGTGCCGGTTATTAAGGCTTTTTCCTTCGATGCAAACGTTGACTTCGAAACCCTGCGGCCCTACGCGCCTTACTGCACCTACTTCCTCTTCGACACGAAAGGCGAGCAGCCGGGCGGCAACGGCACTACTTTCGACTGGCAGCTGCTGCAAGATTACCCCCTCGACGTACCCTACTTCCTGGCCGGTGGCCTCGATGAGCAGCACGCCGAGGCCTTGGCCCAGCTCAAGCTACCGGGCCTCTACGCCGTGGATTTGAACAGCCGGTTTGAGCTAAAGCCCGGCCTGAAAGACGACCTCAAGCTGGCCCGCATGTTCCAACGCCTGCGGCCCTGA
- the trpC gene encoding indole-3-glycerol phosphate synthase TrpC, whose amino-acid sequence MSTSPTTGTILDKIVAHKRREVAERQSLVPATLLERSLYFHNQPLSLRKYLLRDDLSGIIAEFKRKSPSKGWINQHAPVERTTLGYMQAGASALSVLTDGEFFGGKNEDLTIARRFNYCPILRKDFVVDEYQILEAKSIGADAILLIAAVLTAEEVLRFGQLARSLGLEVLLEVHNAEELTRTLHPDAVNLVGVNNRNLHDFSLSLDTSKELAEQIPQEFVKVTESGLTSAADILMLREAGYRGFLIGEAFMRNSRPEKACYSFVQELHATEPITLI is encoded by the coding sequence ATGAGTACTTCCCCCACGACCGGTACCATTCTCGACAAAATTGTGGCCCACAAGCGCCGCGAGGTGGCCGAACGCCAGAGCCTGGTGCCCGCCACGCTGCTCGAGCGCAGCCTGTATTTTCACAACCAGCCCTTGTCGCTGCGCAAATACCTGCTGCGCGACGATTTGAGCGGGATTATTGCCGAGTTCAAGCGCAAGTCGCCGAGCAAGGGCTGGATCAACCAGCACGCCCCGGTGGAGCGCACCACGCTGGGCTACATGCAGGCCGGGGCCTCGGCTTTGTCGGTGCTGACGGACGGGGAGTTTTTCGGCGGCAAGAACGAGGACCTGACCATTGCCCGGCGCTTCAACTACTGCCCGATTCTGCGCAAGGACTTCGTGGTGGACGAGTACCAGATTCTGGAAGCCAAGAGCATCGGCGCCGACGCCATTCTGCTCATTGCCGCCGTGCTGACGGCCGAGGAAGTGCTGCGCTTCGGCCAATTGGCCCGCAGCCTGGGCTTGGAAGTGCTGCTCGAAGTGCACAACGCCGAGGAGCTGACCCGCACCCTGCACCCCGACGCGGTGAATCTGGTGGGCGTCAACAACCGCAACCTGCACGATTTCAGCCTCAGCCTCGACACCAGCAAAGAGCTGGCCGAGCAGATTCCCCAGGAGTTTGTGAAGGTGACGGAAAGCGGGCTGACGTCGGCGGCCGACATCCTCATGCTGCGCGAGGCTGGTTACCGCGGCTTCCTCATCGGCGAGGCATTTATGCGCAACAGCCGCCCCGAAAAAGCCTGCTACTCCTTTGTGCAGGAGCTGCACGCCACCGAGCCCATTACGCTGATTTAG
- the trpB gene encoding tryptophan synthase subunit beta, which yields MTSQFQPNARGYYGEFGGAFIPEMLYPNVEELRDQYLQILADPAFQAEYQQLLRDYVGRPTPLFEAKRLSARYNTRIYLKREDLCHTGAHKVNNTVGQILLAQRLGKTRIIAETGAGQHGVATATVCALMGMECIVYMGKTDTERQKPNVERMRLLGAKVVAVTSGSQTLKDATNEAIRDWISNPVDTHYIIGSVVGPHPYPDLVARLQSVISEEMRKQLLEKVGRELPDYVVACVGGGSNAAGAFYHFLDEPSVQLVAVEAAGHGIHSGHSAATSVLGTPGIIHGSRTLLMQDEHGQITEPYSISAGLDYPGIGPLHAYLGASGRARFISIEDEDALTAVAECSRLEGIIPALETAHALAALGQLGAGPDDVVVINLSGRGDKDLETYMKYADKLK from the coding sequence ATGACTTCCCAATTTCAACCCAACGCCCGCGGCTACTACGGTGAGTTCGGCGGGGCCTTTATCCCCGAAATGCTCTACCCCAACGTGGAAGAGCTGCGCGACCAGTACCTGCAAATTCTGGCCGACCCCGCGTTCCAGGCCGAGTACCAGCAGCTCCTGCGCGACTACGTGGGCCGGCCCACGCCGCTGTTTGAGGCCAAGCGGCTGTCGGCGCGCTACAACACCCGCATTTATCTGAAGCGCGAGGACCTCTGCCACACCGGCGCCCACAAGGTGAATAACACCGTGGGGCAGATTCTGCTGGCCCAGCGCCTGGGCAAAACCCGCATCATTGCCGAAACCGGCGCCGGGCAGCACGGCGTGGCCACGGCCACCGTGTGCGCCCTGATGGGCATGGAGTGCATCGTCTACATGGGCAAAACCGACACCGAGCGGCAGAAACCCAACGTGGAGCGCATGCGCCTGCTGGGCGCCAAAGTAGTGGCCGTCACCAGTGGCAGCCAGACGCTGAAGGACGCCACCAACGAGGCCATCCGGGACTGGATCAGCAACCCTGTCGACACGCACTACATCATCGGCTCGGTAGTCGGCCCGCACCCGTACCCGGATTTGGTGGCCCGGCTGCAGTCGGTAATCAGCGAGGAAATGCGCAAGCAGCTGCTGGAGAAAGTCGGCCGGGAGCTGCCCGATTACGTGGTGGCCTGCGTGGGCGGGGGCTCTAATGCGGCCGGGGCTTTCTACCATTTCCTCGATGAGCCTTCGGTGCAGCTGGTGGCGGTAGAAGCAGCCGGGCACGGGATTCACTCGGGCCACTCGGCGGCTACCTCGGTGCTGGGCACGCCAGGCATTATTCACGGCAGCCGCACCTTGCTGATGCAGGACGAGCACGGGCAGATTACCGAGCCATACTCCATTTCCGCCGGCCTCGACTACCCCGGCATCGGGCCGTTGCACGCCTATTTGGGCGCTTCGGGCCGGGCGCGGTTTATCAGCATCGAGGACGAAGACGCGCTGACGGCCGTGGCCGAGTGCAGCCGGTTGGAAGGCATCATTCCGGCCCTGGAAACGGCCCACGCCCTGGCCGCCCTGGGCCAGCTCGGCGCGGGTCCCGACGACGTGGTGGTTATCAACCTCTCCGGCCGCGGCGACAAGGACCTGGAAACCTACATGAAGTACGCCGACAAGCTCAAGTAA
- a CDS encoding anthranilate synthase component I family protein, with the protein MKPVHLKTRHVRLLADTVTPVGLYLRLRDQYTNCLLLESSDYHGQQNAFSYLAFEPLARFEVSRGELRQTLVDGSVTTETLAQPRLALTRLQEFADSFQTEKLEFDFITGGLFGYIGYEGVQYFEDLTLNEEKVAAGQIPDIIYGTYRYVIAINHFRNELFVFEHTPTDEPTDHDGLTRLVNLIRNPSLPEFGFGLVGEEQTNQTDEEFLTRLAAGQQHCRRGDVFQIVLSRRFQQGFVGDEFNVYRALRSVNPSPYLFYFDYGNFKIFGSSPETQLLIKGRQASLFPIAGTFRRTGHDAQDAELAQKLAADPKENAEHVMLVDLARNDLARHGDEVKVKVFREIQFYSHVIHLVSEVNAKLAPNAASLQVVADTFPAGTLSGAPKHRAMQLIDQLEPTGRGYYGGCLGHLGFNGDFNHAIMIRSFLSTGNQLYYQAGAGVVAASDINSELNEVHHKLAALRKALEAAEAVGEKLTATV; encoded by the coding sequence ATGAAACCAGTACACCTCAAAACCCGCCACGTCCGCCTGCTCGCCGATACCGTGACGCCCGTGGGCCTGTATCTGCGCCTGCGCGACCAGTACACCAACTGCCTGCTGCTGGAAAGCTCCGACTACCACGGCCAGCAAAACGCCTTCAGCTACCTGGCCTTCGAGCCCCTGGCCCGCTTTGAAGTGAGCCGCGGGGAGCTGCGCCAGACGCTGGTCGACGGCTCGGTGACCACCGAAACGCTGGCCCAGCCCCGCCTGGCCCTGACCCGCCTGCAGGAGTTTGCCGACTCGTTTCAAACCGAGAAGCTGGAGTTCGATTTCATCACCGGCGGCCTGTTTGGCTACATCGGCTACGAGGGCGTGCAGTACTTCGAAGACTTGACGCTGAACGAGGAGAAGGTAGCGGCCGGCCAGATTCCGGACATTATCTACGGCACCTACCGCTACGTCATTGCTATCAACCACTTTCGCAACGAGCTGTTCGTCTTCGAGCACACGCCTACCGACGAGCCCACCGACCACGACGGCCTGACCCGTTTGGTAAACCTGATCCGCAACCCGAGTTTGCCCGAGTTTGGCTTTGGGCTGGTGGGCGAGGAGCAAACCAACCAGACCGACGAGGAATTCCTGACCCGGCTGGCAGCCGGCCAGCAGCACTGCCGCCGCGGCGACGTATTTCAGATTGTGTTGTCGCGCCGCTTCCAGCAGGGTTTTGTGGGGGATGAGTTCAACGTGTACCGCGCTCTGCGCTCCGTGAATCCTTCGCCCTACCTGTTTTACTTCGACTACGGCAACTTCAAGATTTTCGGCTCCTCGCCCGAAACCCAGCTGCTGATTAAGGGGCGCCAAGCCAGCTTGTTCCCCATTGCCGGCACCTTCCGCCGCACCGGCCACGATGCCCAGGACGCCGAGCTGGCCCAGAAGCTGGCCGCCGACCCCAAGGAAAACGCCGAGCACGTGATGCTGGTAGACCTGGCCCGCAACGACCTGGCCCGCCACGGCGACGAGGTGAAAGTCAAGGTGTTCCGCGAAATCCAGTTCTACTCCCACGTCATTCACCTCGTGAGTGAGGTGAATGCCAAGCTGGCGCCCAACGCGGCTTCCCTGCAGGTGGTGGCCGATACCTTCCCGGCCGGCACGCTCTCGGGCGCGCCCAAGCACCGGGCCATGCAGCTCATCGACCAGCTTGAACCAACGGGCCGCGGCTACTACGGCGGCTGCCTGGGTCACCTGGGTTTCAACGGCGACTTCAACCACGCCATCATGATTCGCTCCTTTCTGAGCACCGGCAACCAGCTCTACTACCAAGCCGGCGCCGGCGTAGTCGCCGCTTCCGACATCAATTCGGAGCTCAACGAGGTGCACCACAAGCTGGCCGCCCTGCGCAAAGCCCTGGAAGCCGCCGAAGCAGTAGGCGAGAAGCTCACGGCCACGGTTTAA
- the trpD gene encoding anthranilate phosphoribosyltransferase: protein MKKFLTTLFEQQTLSRDQAHEALSQLGQGAANPAETAAFMTVYRMRPITVPELAGFRDALLDLCRDPQLGTREVLDIVGTGGDGKDTFNISTLACFVVAGAGYKVAKHGNIGVSSICGSSNILAHFGYDFEASSDTLRRQLDEANICFLHAPAFHPAMRHAGPVRRELGVRTFFNILGPLVNPARPTAQLAGVFSLELLRLYNYLFQQSGTSYAVVHALDGYDELSLTGAAKLSSARGEQFVTAEDLGLTTYDPRELAGGSTVAESAALFRSILDGQATAAQRDVVTANAALGIQCLRPELTFADALAEARESLDSGRARQAFGKLLG from the coding sequence TTGAAAAAGTTTCTCACCACCCTGTTTGAGCAGCAAACCCTGAGTCGGGACCAAGCCCACGAGGCCTTGTCGCAGCTGGGGCAAGGGGCGGCCAACCCGGCCGAAACCGCCGCTTTCATGACCGTGTACCGCATGCGGCCCATTACGGTGCCCGAGCTGGCCGGCTTCCGCGACGCGTTGCTCGACCTCTGCCGCGACCCGCAGCTGGGCACCCGCGAGGTGCTCGACATCGTGGGTACCGGCGGCGACGGCAAAGACACGTTCAACATCTCCACGCTGGCCTGCTTCGTAGTGGCTGGGGCGGGCTACAAGGTGGCCAAGCACGGCAACATCGGCGTGTCGAGCATCTGTGGCTCGTCGAATATTCTGGCGCACTTTGGCTACGACTTCGAGGCGTCGTCGGACACGTTGCGGCGGCAGCTCGACGAGGCCAACATCTGCTTTCTGCACGCCCCGGCCTTTCACCCGGCCATGCGCCACGCCGGACCAGTGCGCCGGGAGCTGGGCGTCCGCACGTTCTTCAACATCCTGGGCCCCTTGGTAAACCCGGCCCGGCCCACGGCCCAGCTGGCGGGCGTGTTCAGCCTGGAATTGCTGCGCCTGTATAATTACCTCTTTCAGCAAAGCGGCACGAGCTACGCCGTGGTCCACGCCCTGGACGGTTACGACGAGCTCAGCCTGACCGGCGCGGCCAAGCTGAGCTCCGCCCGCGGCGAGCAGTTCGTGACGGCCGAAGACCTGGGCCTGACCACCTACGACCCGCGGGAGCTGGCCGGCGGGAGCACCGTAGCCGAGTCGGCGGCGTTGTTCCGCAGCATCCTCGACGGCCAGGCCACCGCCGCCCAGCGCGACGTGGTGACGGCCAACGCGGCTCTGGGCATCCAGTGTCTGCGGCCCGAACTCACGTTTGCCGACGCCCTGGCCGAAGCCCGCGAGTCGCTGGACTCGGGCCGGGCCCGGCAGGCGTTCGGCAAGTTGCTGGGGTAG
- a CDS encoding SusC/RagA family TonB-linked outer membrane protein — protein MKHTYLAKLLFLLLFVCAGFTSAFAQTGAVSGRVLDEKSQGVPGATVLIEGTTLGSSTNSDGTYLIQNVPAGAQTLVTSFVGYNAKRQAVTVTAGQTTALPDISLAENTTLLSEAVVVGYGTQRRQDVTGSIATISEKQFVQGQVTNPEQLIQGKVAGVQITSGGGAPGAGSQIRIRGGSSLNANNDPLIVIDGVPVDNSENKGVSNPLTLVNPNDIETFTVLKDASATAIYGSRASNGVILITTKKGLSGEKLRVNFNSQASISQKTKSIKVLSADEFRNLVNTYGNASQKALLGNSNTNWQEEIFRKAYTFDNNLSLIGSVGKVPIRASVGNTMQEGILLTNKLSRNTGSISITPTLLDNHLRIDINAKGSWVDNTFADAGAIGNAARFDPTQSITTGDDSRFGGYYEWLNGDKTLNTNGTRNPVAQLNQKRDRSTAKRAIGNIQFDYKFHFLPELRANLNLGYDLLRSNGTTFVPAYSALEFSNKGANNIYSQKKDNKLLDFYLEYAKQFGEHRLTVLGGYSYQDFIRDQPLDSYQASADGTIIKPAFPFKTQNTLVSFFGRVNYNFKDRYSLTATLREDGSSRFPTGNKFGTFPAIGLAWRLKEEDFLKSSSLFSDLKLRVGYGITGQQDIESAAGNFPYLARYTVGEASASYQFGDQFINTLRPEGYNTKLKWEETTTYNAGLDYGFLDGRISGSVDVYLRKTDDLLAKIAPSALTNLTNEIITNIGSLENKGIEFALNTNPVRTNDLNWNLNFNAAYNENKITDLGNTLPDFTGYAVGGIGGGVGNNIQINSVGYSANSFYVQKQVYDANGRPIQGLYADLNGDGKVTIDDRYRYKTPAPKVTMGLGSNASYKKLDLAFTLRANLGNYAYNNINSQQAALAGLSTNGFLQNLTPDIYNTNFTTYQLFSDYYIENASFLRMDNVTLGYNLRPVAEGKTSVRVTLAVQNVFTVTKYSGLDPEINTGTSTGIDNNFYPRPRTFTLGLNLGF, from the coding sequence ATGAAACACACTTACCTAGCGAAACTACTGTTTCTGCTACTGTTCGTTTGTGCTGGTTTCACCAGCGCATTCGCCCAAACCGGGGCCGTGAGTGGCCGCGTCTTGGACGAGAAGAGCCAAGGGGTACCAGGCGCCACCGTGCTGATTGAAGGCACCACGCTGGGTAGCTCCACCAACTCCGATGGTACGTACCTGATTCAGAACGTACCGGCCGGGGCCCAGACGCTGGTAACCTCGTTTGTGGGGTACAATGCCAAGCGGCAGGCGGTAACCGTAACGGCTGGGCAGACAACCGCCCTGCCCGACATTTCGCTGGCCGAAAACACGACCTTGCTCAGTGAGGCCGTTGTCGTTGGGTATGGTACCCAGCGGCGGCAGGACGTGACGGGCTCCATTGCCACGATTTCGGAAAAGCAGTTTGTGCAGGGCCAGGTAACCAACCCCGAGCAGCTGATTCAGGGCAAAGTGGCCGGCGTACAAATCACCTCCGGTGGTGGTGCTCCCGGGGCCGGCTCCCAGATCCGCATCCGGGGCGGTTCCTCGCTGAACGCCAACAACGACCCGCTGATCGTAATCGACGGCGTGCCCGTTGACAACTCCGAGAACAAAGGTGTGTCGAACCCGCTCACGCTGGTTAACCCCAATGATATCGAAACCTTTACGGTTCTGAAGGATGCCTCAGCGACGGCCATCTACGGTTCGCGCGCTTCGAACGGCGTTATTCTGATTACGACCAAGAAAGGACTCTCGGGCGAGAAGCTGCGGGTAAACTTCAATTCGCAAGCCTCGATTTCGCAGAAGACCAAAAGCATCAAGGTCCTGTCGGCCGACGAGTTCCGTAACCTTGTTAATACCTACGGCAACGCCTCGCAAAAGGCCCTGTTGGGCAACAGCAACACGAACTGGCAGGAGGAAATCTTCCGCAAAGCCTACACCTTCGACAACAACCTGAGCCTGATTGGCTCGGTGGGCAAAGTCCCGATTCGCGCCTCGGTGGGCAACACGATGCAGGAAGGTATTCTGCTAACCAACAAGCTGAGCCGCAACACCGGCTCAATCAGCATCACTCCCACCCTGCTCGATAACCACCTGCGCATCGACATCAACGCCAAGGGTAGCTGGGTGGATAACACCTTCGCCGACGCTGGCGCAATCGGTAACGCCGCTCGTTTTGATCCTACGCAATCGATTACGACCGGTGACGACAGCCGTTTTGGCGGCTACTACGAGTGGCTCAACGGCGACAAGACCCTGAACACGAACGGCACCCGCAACCCGGTGGCCCAGCTCAATCAGAAGCGTGACCGCAGCACCGCCAAACGGGCCATCGGTAACATTCAGTTTGACTACAAGTTCCACTTCCTGCCCGAGCTGCGCGCCAACCTGAACCTAGGTTACGACCTGCTCCGCAGCAACGGCACGACCTTCGTACCCGCTTACTCGGCCCTCGAATTTTCGAACAAAGGCGCCAACAACATCTACTCCCAGAAGAAGGACAACAAACTGCTGGACTTCTACCTCGAGTACGCCAAGCAGTTCGGTGAGCACCGCCTGACGGTGCTGGGCGGCTACTCCTACCAGGATTTTATCCGCGACCAGCCCCTGGACTCGTACCAGGCTTCGGCCGACGGCACCATCATCAAGCCGGCTTTCCCCTTCAAGACCCAGAACACGCTCGTCTCGTTCTTCGGCCGCGTGAACTACAACTTCAAGGACCGCTACTCCCTGACCGCCACGCTGCGGGAAGATGGCTCGTCGCGCTTCCCGACCGGCAACAAGTTCGGCACCTTCCCCGCCATCGGCCTGGCCTGGCGCCTGAAGGAAGAAGACTTCCTGAAGAGCTCCAGCTTGTTCTCCGACCTGAAACTGCGCGTGGGCTACGGCATCACTGGGCAGCAGGACATTGAAAGCGCCGCCGGCAACTTCCCCTACCTGGCCCGCTACACCGTGGGTGAGGCTTCGGCTTCGTACCAGTTTGGTGACCAGTTCATCAACACGCTGCGTCCTGAAGGCTACAACACCAAGCTGAAGTGGGAAGAAACCACGACCTACAACGCGGGTCTGGACTACGGCTTCCTCGACGGCCGCATCAGCGGTTCGGTAGACGTGTACCTGCGCAAAACCGACGACCTGCTGGCCAAGATTGCCCCCTCAGCCCTGACCAACTTGACCAACGAGATTATTACCAACATTGGTAGCCTCGAAAACAAGGGTATCGAGTTTGCGCTGAACACCAACCCGGTGCGCACCAACGACCTGAACTGGAACCTGAACTTCAACGCGGCCTACAACGAGAACAAAATCACCGACTTGGGTAACACCCTGCCCGACTTCACCGGCTACGCCGTAGGCGGCATCGGTGGTGGCGTGGGCAACAACATCCAGATCAACTCGGTGGGCTACTCGGCCAACTCGTTCTACGTGCAGAAGCAGGTGTACGACGCCAACGGCCGCCCGATTCAGGGCCTGTATGCCGACTTGAACGGCGACGGCAAAGTAACCATCGACGACCGGTACCGCTACAAGACGCCCGCTCCGAAAGTAACCATGGGCCTGGGCTCGAACGCCTCCTATAAGAAGCTGGACCTGGCCTTCACGCTGCGCGCCAACCTGGGCAACTACGCCTACAACAACATCAACTCCCAGCAGGCCGCCCTGGCCGGCCTGTCGACCAATGGCTTCCTGCAGAACCTGACGCCGGACATCTACAACACCAACTTTACAACCTACCAGCTGTTCTCCGATTACTACATCGAGAATGCCTCGTTCCTGCGCATGGATAACGTGACGCTGGGGTATAACCTGCGGCCGGTAGCGGAAGGAAAAACGAGTGTTCGGGTAACGCTGGCGGTGCAGAATGTGTTTACTGTTACCAAGTACTCGGGCCTGGATCCGGAAATCAACACCGGCACGTCGACTGGTATCGACAACAACTTCTACCCCCGCCCCCGCACCTTCACGCTGGGTCTCAATCTAGGTTTCTAA
- a CDS encoding alpha/beta hydrolase-fold protein: protein MKYFLALLVLLPCLAAQAQVTFQLTSVPANTPANATLYMAGSFNGWNPGSAAHTLTKNLDGSYQITLPQATGTIEYKFTRGAWSSVETNATNGSVPNRSYTFGSGPATVTHAILNWEDLAGGSSCSSSALSPNVRVMATSFAIPQLGRTRRVWLYLPNDYASTTTKRYPVLYMHDGQNVFDNCTSFSGEWGVDETLSQLQQQGLDATGSIVVAVDNDGQQRLNEYSPWNNPQYGGGQGDQYVDFLVQTLKPYIDANYRTLTGREYTSIAGSSMGGLISVYAALKYPAVYSKVGVFSPAFWFAEQPLFQYVQQHPANPATRFYFVSGAQESQTMVPLMQQMRDALQSGGVPAANLSFNTRADGQHAEWFWKREFAAAYQWLLPAATVTAAKAPHTALAFSAYPVPAKEAVSVQLPETVKEAKLEVLDSTGRVVLKGKVRAGQTVDVSKLAKGAYFLRLTAGKQQGSQALLKE, encoded by the coding sequence ATGAAATATTTCCTCGCTCTGCTGGTTCTGCTACCCTGCCTAGCGGCCCAGGCCCAGGTCACCTTCCAGCTGACCAGCGTACCGGCCAATACGCCGGCCAACGCCACACTCTATATGGCCGGCTCTTTTAACGGCTGGAATCCCGGCAGCGCGGCCCACACCCTGACCAAAAACCTGGACGGCAGCTACCAGATTACCCTGCCCCAGGCCACGGGCACCATCGAGTATAAGTTTACCCGCGGGGCTTGGTCGTCGGTCGAAACCAACGCCACCAATGGCTCCGTACCCAACCGCAGCTACACCTTCGGCAGCGGCCCGGCTACCGTCACCCACGCCATCCTGAACTGGGAAGACCTGGCCGGGGGCAGCAGCTGCAGCTCGTCGGCCCTGAGCCCGAATGTGCGGGTAATGGCCACCAGCTTTGCTATTCCGCAGCTCGGGCGCACCCGGCGCGTATGGCTGTATTTGCCCAACGACTACGCCAGCACTACTACCAAGCGCTATCCGGTACTGTATATGCACGACGGGCAGAACGTGTTCGACAACTGCACCAGCTTCTCGGGCGAGTGGGGCGTGGATGAAACCCTGAGTCAGCTTCAGCAGCAGGGCCTCGACGCTACCGGCAGCATCGTAGTGGCCGTCGACAACGACGGGCAACAGCGCCTGAACGAGTATTCACCCTGGAACAACCCCCAGTACGGCGGTGGGCAGGGCGACCAGTACGTGGATTTTCTGGTCCAGACCCTGAAGCCCTACATCGACGCCAACTACCGCACCCTCACCGGCCGGGAGTACACCAGCATTGCCGGCAGCAGCATGGGCGGGTTGATTTCGGTGTATGCCGCCCTGAAGTACCCGGCCGTATACAGCAAAGTGGGCGTGTTTTCGCCGGCCTTTTGGTTTGCTGAGCAGCCGCTGTTTCAGTACGTGCAGCAGCACCCGGCCAACCCCGCCACCCGGTTTTACTTCGTCAGCGGCGCCCAGGAAAGCCAGACTATGGTGCCCCTGATGCAGCAGATGCGCGACGCCCTGCAGAGCGGTGGGGTGCCGGCCGCCAACCTGAGCTTCAACACCCGCGCCGACGGGCAGCACGCCGAGTGGTTCTGGAAACGGGAGTTTGCGGCGGCTTACCAATGGCTGCTGCCGGCGGCTACGGTTACGGCCGCCAAGGCTCCGCACACGGCCCTGGCCTTCAGCGCCTACCCGGTGCCGGCTAAGGAGGCCGTGAGCGTGCAGCTGCCCGAAACGGTGAAAGAAGCCAAGCTGGAAGTGCTGGACTCGACGGGCCGGGTGGTACTCAAAGGCAAGGTGCGCGCCGGACAGACCGTGGACGTAAGCAAGCTGGCCAAGGGTGCCTACTTTCTCCGGCTGACGGCGGGTAAGCAGCAGGGTAGTCAGGCGTTACTAAAGGAGTAA